One Nitrosopumilus sp. genomic window, TTTCCAAGAACCATTTCTTTTTTATCTAACAATCCTACGACCATTCCTGCTAAATCAAATGCAAAACCTTTTCCTTCTATCACATCTGGCATTATTGCAGTCTCTCCTCCGACAATTGGCATTGCTGATTTTTTTGCACCTGTGACCAAACCTTCTACGATTTTTTTAAAAATTGTCACATCATTTTTGTTTGCAGCAATATAATCTACAAATGAAACTGGGGTTGCTCCAATACAGATTATGTCATTAACATTCATTGCAACACAATCAATTCCTATTGTGTTGTATTTTTTCATCATGTTTGCAATTACTACTTTGGTCCCTACTCCATCAGTATGTGTAGCTAAAAGTTTTCCTCCTGGAATTTCTACAATTCCTGCATAATGACCAAAACCATGTGCCATCTTAGCTTTTTTCTGTAACTTGTGAGTCGATTCTATTAATTTTCCAATTGCCTTTTGACTCTGTTTAATTTTAGAAATATCTACACCTGCTTTTTTGTAGGTTAAAGCCATAGTTTGTTGCGTATCTGATATGAATAAAAGAATTTGCTTGCTATTTCGATCACATGTACATTCCAGCTATCTCTTCTCTATGCTCCACATATTTTTGAGATAATTCACTAAATTCTGAATGTATTCTGTCTTTCTCTTTTTGGAGATCTGATGTGTCGATTTTCATATCATAAAACCGATTTAATGCTTCAATTAAGGTAGATGCTGCTGCTGAATCCGGCGCTTCTTTGTTGGCTTTTGCTAGTAATGTTAACCCCTGAATCTCTCTTACTAGACATTCATTTAGTATCCCTCCTGGAATGCCTGTAATGAATCCTTGAGGAATCATGCTGATATTTTTGTCCGCCATAGTCCTTACCAAATCCTCTTCTGCGGCACAATATGCTTTATCATCATGCTCTGTGCTTGCTACTCCGTCAAGAATTACAATTTCTTTGGATCCTTTTTGTGCTGCCCAATCTAAAATTGATGAAACCAGAGAATACAACCCTTCCATTCTTAAAGTAATTTCACAAATTATTGCACAAACTGTCCCTTCTTTGTTTGCATAAAATCTGAACGGATGACGTAATCTTCCTCTCATGAATACTGTTGACGGTGGTAAATATTTTGATCTCATTACTGCTATTTCTTCCATGTTTAGTTCTGAAATAATATGATTAATTGACACTGGACCTACTAATCCTGCACCCACAAACCCTGCAAAAATTATCGGACTCTTCAACTCCGTCTTTTTTAATTCAAAGACTTCGGCTTCGGGAAATTCTTTTGCCACTGTTTACGTCGATTTACTCTATCTAATTATCTTTTAGTTGATCTAGTTCAACATACATAGTCGTTTTTTTGCATGAACAAATTTAGCATAACTCTTCCTTTGTCTGTAATTGTGTAAATTACATTTGCTCCTACTGCTTCCTTTTTGATAAAATTGTAATCTACACACAAGTGTAAATAATTTAAAAATGATTTTTTCATTCTGATCTTTGATTTTGAATACAAATCCGAAAATGTCATAGGATTCCCTCTTAATTGATATAATAATTTCAATAAAGACAACGTACTGTAATCCTTTGTTCTTGCTTTTACTGCATCAAGAATTTGTTCATCTCTATGTATGATAAAATCCTCAAATTGGTCTGCCACTTCTAGTGGCACATAGGTCAATCTTGCTCGCATCATACCGTATAGTACGGTACATTACCTTATTAGTCTTTAACTTGAGCTTTGTTGATCTTTTCAGCTGGTTTTTTTACACCTAATCGTGCCTAGATCGCTATTTTTAGAATTAGCTTGAATTGTTTGAATTGTGAAATTATAGTATATCATCTGATTTAAACAGCCAGCATCCAAAATTCCCTTGTGGAAATTGCAATAAGTGCCATACTGACTGTAGTTGGATTAATCATGTTGTGTTTTGGTGGAAATTGGTTAGTAAATGGTGGTGTTGCAATTGCAAAAAAATTTCGTATTAGTAATCTTGTAATTGGTATGACCATTGTTGCATATGGTACTTCCACTCCTGAACTTGCTGCAAGTGTTGCAGCTGCCGGAGAGCATAGTGCAATAATTCTTGGAAATATTATTGGAAGCAACATTGCAAATGTTGGAATGGTAATTGGTGCTGCAGCAATACTTGTCCCTCTTGCTGTAAGTAAATCTGTTTTAAAAAAAGAAATTCCTATAATGTTAGGCGTTTCAATATTTTTAATTTTACTTTCAGTTGATGGTGAGCTCTCACAATATGATGGTGTACTGTTACTATCTGGTTTGGGAATCTTTGGATATTTTACATACAAGGATGCAATAAAACAACGAGCAGAAAATAAGGATATTGTTCCTCCTAACACAAATAATGTTTATCTAAAATCTGTAGGATTAATTGGTATTGGTGTTGTTCTTTTGTATGTTGGTGCAATACTTACAGTTGATAATGCAGTAGTTTTGGCAAAAGAATTTGGCTTGTCCGAAAAAATAATTGGATTGACTGTTATTGCAATTGGAACCTCTCTTCCAGAATTAATAACATCGATTATTGCAATTAGAAAAGGTCATGCTGATATTGGTGTTGGAAATATTATTGGAAGCAACATCTACAATATCTTGATGATCATGGGTGTGGGTGCAGCTCTTGGTGGGGTGATGGTTGGAGTTGATGTTTATGTTGATTATGCTGTTATGATAATCTTTAGCTTATCACTATTGATTGCATTAAAAACTAAGATTATTGGTAAAACTATGGGGGTCTGTCTTGCAATTGGTTATGCTGCGTATCTTGTAATTACGTTTTTCAAGTAATTTGTGCCTAAATTACAAGTTAAATTGGATTTATTACAATATTTTCAGCCTTTATTGATGGGGTAATTGATGGAAGTGATGCCCATTGAATAACATTTTTCTGATTGTTTCCGATTGCTGAAATATTTTTTAACATTGTCGGTAAACTGTGAATTATTCGTACTGATTTGCCTGGTCCTGATATCTTTCCATTTTTAATAATTTTAATTCCACTTCGTGCAGTACATGAAAAATCTCCTTTGATTGGATTCACTGCATAAGTGTACCAAAGTCTCCCTACCAAAATCCCCCTTTTAGTTTCTTTAATCATTTCTTCTTGAGATTGTTCTCCTGAAATGATCTTGAGATTGTGTGGAGCTGCTATTGGAATCGGTTCTGTACTCCTTCCCATTGGTGAACCTGGACGAGATGCATTCCCTGTTGATTCTTTTTTTTCTTTGTAACTGTCAAAAAGATTTGAATATGTGTTCTTGAAAATTCCTTTCTCTATCAAATTCCTTTTAGTTGTTTTTACTCCTTCGTCATCTATTGATTTTGTTCCAATTCCTTCTGGAATGTGTGGGTCATCAACTAAACTAAATTCTTCTACTGAAATTTTTTTATTGTATTCTTTTGAAAAACAACTTTTTTTTTCAACAAATGTTTTAAAATTAAAATTATATGCTACTACAAATGCCAATAATTCCCCTACAGAATATGGCTCAAAAATTATGGAGTATTTATCTGAGTCAATTTTTTGGGGATTAATTGATTCTATACACATTATTTTAGCATCCTGTCCTATTTGCTCTGCAGAAAAATTTGATAATGTTCTTCCACTGGCATGTCCGATTCCTGATACTGGAATTTTTCCTTGTTCTGATTCGGCATTAATTATTCCTGAAATGTATGTGGCATTATTGCTGAAATCTAATCCGTTCGAATTTAATATCTCAAAGTTTTCAGATACAATGTTAAGTGATCCTGTAATCGTGTTTATTTTTTGATTATTTGCATAATCAATCATTGTTTGCGCTATATCTGTACTTTCAGAGCCTGATATGTGATCTAATTTCTTATCGAATGTTCCTTCTAATTTTGTATGTTCTGCTTTATGAGGTAATCCTTGCCAAAATTCTTTAGATTTGAGATTGGATAATGATTTAGATGCATTGTTAATTCCTTCTTCTATTTTTTCCTCATTTGTTGTTTCAAATGATGTTATTTTTTTATTGTGAATTAGTCTAATTCCAAAACTAGTGTCAAAGTTTTGTTTAACTTCTGTAATTTCAGAATCTGTGATTCTAATCGTTGTGATCTTTTTTTTCACTCTGACGATATCACATTCATCAATTCCTATTTTCTTTGAATGAGCAAGTGCCTTTTCTAAGGCTGACAAATTATTGTTTCCTTGGATTTTGATAATTAAATTTATTGATTTTTATCAATTCTACATATGAACCAAATTGTGAATCTGTAACATTATCTAATTTATCTTCGATCTCTTCTTCCCCGTCAAATTTTTTCAGAATTTTATAATGTGTATTTCTTTCGGCTGGAATTCTTCCAATTTCTTTTATCATTCTTCTAATTTCTCTTGGTTTTAATAATTGACCAAATTCAGAACCTGCAGATGTTGAAATACTTTCATTGATCAAAGTTCCACCAAAGTCATTTGCTCCCCACATCAATAACAGTTGAGACATTTTTTGTCCCTCTTTAACCCATGACATTTGTAAATTGTCAATGGAATTATTTAACATTATTCTGGAAACTGCATGTGTTAACAAAACATCATTTCCACTACCTCCTTGTCTGATCCCTTCATGTAATTCATGTTTATACATTGGAGCTTCAGTATGGATGAAATTCAGAGGAACAAATTCTGTAAATCCTCCTGTCTCTTTTTGTATTTCTCTTATTTTTGCAATATGTTTCACTCTGTCTTCAAGTGTTTCTACATGACCAAACATCATAGTTGATGTTGTGTTAATTCCAATTTTATGTGCCGTTTTGATGACTGTTTCCCAGTCTTCTACACTGATTCTTCCTGGGGAAATCTTATCTCTTAATTTTTGATCAAGAATTTCAGC contains:
- the cofH gene encoding 5-amino-6-(D-ribitylamino)uracil--L-tyrosine 4-hydroxyphenyl transferase CofH, with protein sequence MTINIDSLFKNADPIVAKILNKALSEKEVSANEGLELFNAQGIDFHLVGLVADELRKRRVGDIVSYVVNRNINFTNVCIKQCGFCAFSRDFREEEGYFLPNEEIVRRAKEAYQLGATEVCIQAGLPPDMEGNLYENICRDIKKEIPDIHIHGFSPEEILYGAMRSNVSIEEFLKKMKEAGVNTLPGTSAEILDQKLRDKISPGRISVEDWETVIKTAHKIGINTTSTMMFGHVETLEDRVKHIAKIREIQKETGGFTEFVPLNFIHTEAPMYKHELHEGIRQGGSGNDVLLTHAVSRIMLNNSIDNLQMSWVKEGQKMSQLLLMWGANDFGGTLINESISTSAGSEFGQLLKPREIRRMIKEIGRIPAERNTHYKILKKFDGEEEIEDKLDNVTDSQFGSYVELIKINKFNYQNPRKQ
- a CDS encoding PAC2 family protein, whose translation is MAKEFPEAEVFELKKTELKSPIIFAGFVGAGLVGPVSINHIISELNMEEIAVMRSKYLPPSTVFMRGRLRHPFRFYANKEGTVCAIICEITLRMEGLYSLVSSILDWAAQKGSKEIVILDGVASTEHDDKAYCAAEEDLVRTMADKNISMIPQGFITGIPGGILNECLVREIQGLTLLAKANKEAPDSAAASTLIEALNRFYDMKIDTSDLQKEKDRIHSEFSELSQKYVEHREEIAGMYM
- the purM gene encoding phosphoribosylformylglycinamidine cyclo-ligase produces the protein MALTYKKAGVDISKIKQSQKAIGKLIESTHKLQKKAKMAHGFGHYAGIVEIPGGKLLATHTDGVGTKVVIANMMKKYNTIGIDCVAMNVNDIICIGATPVSFVDYIAANKNDVTIFKKIVEGLVTGAKKSAMPIVGGETAIMPDVIEGKGFAFDLAGMVVGLLDKKEMVLGNKIKAGDVIIGASSTGIHSNGYSLARKALLTKYSVKDKVKGVGVIGEALLKPTEIYTKPVLEINQKCKINGFAHITGGAFTKLLRLKNIGYEIDSLPKIPPIMKLIEEQGVKAEEMYKTFNMGVGFCVVASKDQTPKINAIFKKHKIKSQEIGQIVSKKGVFVNSVKIA
- a CDS encoding calcium/sodium antiporter, which encodes MEIAISAILTVVGLIMLCFGGNWLVNGGVAIAKKFRISNLVIGMTIVAYGTSTPELAASVAAAGEHSAIILGNIIGSNIANVGMVIGAAAILVPLAVSKSVLKKEIPIMLGVSIFLILLSVDGELSQYDGVLLLSGLGIFGYFTYKDAIKQRAENKDIVPPNTNNVYLKSVGLIGIGVVLLYVGAILTVDNAVVLAKEFGLSEKIIGLTVIAIGTSLPELITSIIAIRKGHADIGVGNIIGSNIYNILMIMGVGAALGGVMVGVDVYVDYAVMIIFSLSLLIALKTKIIGKTMGVCLAIGYAAYLVITFFK
- a CDS encoding TldD/PmbA family protein; this translates as MSALEKALAHSKKIGIDECDIVRVKKKITTIRITDSEITEVKQNFDTSFGIRLIHNKKITSFETTNEEKIEEGINNASKSLSNLKSKEFWQGLPHKAEHTKLEGTFDKKLDHISGSESTDIAQTMIDYANNQKINTITGSLNIVSENFEILNSNGLDFSNNATYISGIINAESEQGKIPVSGIGHASGRTLSNFSAEQIGQDAKIMCIESINPQKIDSDKYSIIFEPYSVGELLAFVVAYNFNFKTFVEKKSCFSKEYNKKISVEEFSLVDDPHIPEGIGTKSIDDEGVKTTKRNLIEKGIFKNTYSNLFDSYKEKKESTGNASRPGSPMGRSTEPIPIAAPHNLKIISGEQSQEEMIKETKRGILVGRLWYTYAVNPIKGDFSCTARSGIKIIKNGKISGPGKSVRIIHSLPTMLKNISAIGNNQKNVIQWASLPSITPSIKAENIVINPI